The Paenibacillus dendritiformis region TCCTGTGCGACGGGGATATTGTTCATAAGAAAGGAAAACCCCGGATACTCTCCGGTTCCTGCGCTAAGGGGATACTATCCATAAAGCGTGGCAGATACCGGAGTGCTCTCGGTTTCCTGTGCGACGGGGATATTGTTCATAAGAAAGGAAAACCCGGATAGTCTCCGGTTCCTGCGCTATGGGGATACTGCTCTTAAGCGCGGCAGGCATGGTTTCAACTCTATTTCCTGCGTGAGGGGGATATTGTTCATATGAAAGGAAAACCCGGATACTTTCCGGTTCCTGCGCTATGGGGATACTGCTCTTAAGCGCGGCAGGCATGGTTTCAACTCGATTTCCTGCGTGAGGGGGATATTGTTCATATGAAAGGAAAACCCGGATACTTTCCGGTTCCTGCGCTATGGGGATACTAGTCATAAGCGTGGCAGATACCGGATTCATTCGGTTTCCTGTGCGACGGGGATATTGTTCATAAGCGAGGAAAACGCAAGTTGTCATCGATTGATTCAAGCCGGCGACCTTTGGGGCTCATGCGAGCGAGCTGCTTTTATCGGTGCCGGCTTTCCTGTTTTATTCCAGCGGCGAAGGCCTTGTCTATCAATCACCGGCCTCTGAACGCTCCGGTTCACCAGTTTCTCACGGCTGTCCCGTTGTTAGTGGTTTATCCGGATGTCTCGCGTTAGGTGGTTTATCCGGATGTCTCGTCCTCACGCGCTCTATCCGGTTAGCCTTTGACTGCGCCCGCAGCCATCCCCTTCATGACCTGCTCCTGGAACAGAATGTAGATCGCGATCGTCGGCAGCGCGGCCATGCCAAGGGCGGCCATTGTCAGCTTGTAGTCCGTCGAGTAGCCTGTGGCGAAGACGGACAGGCTGAGCGGCAGCGTCTTCAGCCCCGGGCTGTTGATAAATACGAGCGCGAACGCGAAGTCGTTCCAGAAGCGAAGAAAGCCGAGTATGGCGACGGTGGAGAGCGCCGGGAGCGAGACGGGAAGCATGATCCGGGCGAAGATCCCCATGTACCCGCAGCCGTCCACGTGCGCCGCTTCTTCCATCTCTTTCGGCATATTGGCCAGATAGGCAGCCACGATGAAAATGGCAATCGGCAGCTCAAAGGCGGTATAAGGGAAAATGAGTGCCGCATGGGTGTTCAGAATGCCCAGCTTGTTCATCATGATGAAGAGCGGAACAAGCGTGCTGTGGACCGGTATCAGCATGCCGAGCACGAACAAGCCCTGCATCAGGCTGCGCCCCTTGAACCGGAACCGGGCCAAAATATAAGCAGCCAGCGCTCCGAGCAGCAAGGTGAGCGCCAGCGATATCGTCGTGACGAACAAGGAGTTCCACATGGAGCGCCCCATCCCCGATACTTCCCACGCCCGCACGAAATTGTCCCACTGCCATGAGCTCGGCAGCCCGAATGGATGGGCGAAAAACTCCTCGTTCGTCTTGAAGGCGCTGAGATAGAGCCAGATGAGCGGATACAGCGTGACGAGCGCATAGATGGCCAAGCCGGCGTTCACGAGGAGGCGGAGCGCCCGCGACCCTTCGCGCGAGCCTGCAGCGCGGACCGCGTCCCCTCTTCCAGATGCGGTTATCAATGATGCCATATCGATTCCTCCTTCCTGTCCAATCCCGGATGCTAATGCGCTTCCCGGCGCATCAGCCGTTGTGAACCCGCGACGAGCAGCAAACTGAT contains the following coding sequences:
- a CDS encoding carbohydrate ABC transporter permease, which translates into the protein MASLITASGRGDAVRAAGSREGSRALRLLVNAGLAIYALVTLYPLIWLYLSAFKTNEEFFAHPFGLPSSWQWDNFVRAWEVSGMGRSMWNSLFVTTISLALTLLLGALAAYILARFRFKGRSLMQGLFVLGMLIPVHSTLVPLFIMMNKLGILNTHAALIFPYTAFELPIAIFIVAAYLANMPKEMEEAAHVDGCGYMGIFARIMLPVSLPALSTVAILGFLRFWNDFAFALVFINSPGLKTLPLSLSVFATGYSTDYKLTMAALGMAALPTIAIYILFQEQVMKGMAAGAVKG